From Candidatus Manganitrophus morganii, the proteins below share one genomic window:
- a CDS encoding bifunctional oligoribonuclease/PAP phosphatase NrnA, which produces MSLAEVVSVLQEKQSFVVTGHVSPEGDVIGSGMALALALRDMGKTAEVVNRDPIPQQLLFLPHEGLFTRQKAITQTADALIVVDSGSFERTGYTRPPSIPTMINIDHHITNPSYGNINWVVPTAMATGEMIYDLLKTIGAPITPPIATCIYTALITETGSFRFVNTTSRALQIAGEMIEKGADPFRIATALFEANTAGRLKLLAEVLMKMEVSADERIAWIHVSDEQLRKTGTTFEDTEDFVTYPRSIEKVEVAVFFRETGPEQYKISFRSQGKVDVALLAKRWGGGGHTYAAGCTLGGSWQKVKEWVLTSVQEAIYEKISLNVRR; this is translated from the coding sequence ATGAGTCTCGCTGAAGTGGTTTCGGTTCTCCAAGAGAAGCAATCGTTCGTCGTTACGGGGCATGTCAGTCCCGAGGGAGACGTCATCGGTTCCGGCATGGCATTGGCCCTGGCCCTCCGGGACATGGGGAAAACAGCGGAGGTGGTCAATCGCGATCCGATTCCCCAGCAGCTTCTTTTTCTCCCCCATGAAGGGCTCTTCACCCGGCAGAAAGCCATTACGCAAACGGCCGACGCCCTCATTGTGGTCGACTCCGGCAGCTTCGAGCGGACCGGATATACCCGCCCTCCCTCTATCCCTACCATGATCAATATCGACCATCACATCACCAACCCTTCGTATGGGAATATTAATTGGGTGGTGCCGACGGCGATGGCGACCGGGGAGATGATTTATGATCTGCTCAAAACGATCGGGGCCCCCATCACCCCCCCCATTGCCACGTGCATTTATACCGCCCTCATTACGGAGACAGGCTCGTTTCGATTCGTCAACACCACCTCCCGGGCGCTTCAGATCGCGGGGGAGATGATCGAGAAGGGGGCCGATCCGTTCCGCATCGCCACCGCCCTCTTTGAGGCGAACACGGCGGGGCGGTTGAAATTGCTCGCTGAAGTGCTGATGAAGATGGAGGTCAGCGCAGACGAGCGGATTGCATGGATCCATGTTTCGGATGAACAGCTTCGAAAAACCGGGACCACCTTCGAAGATACGGAGGATTTTGTGACCTACCCCCGCTCGATCGAAAAGGTCGAGGTGGCTGTCTTTTTTCGCGAGACAGGTCCTGAGCAATATAAAATCAGCTTCCGATCGCAGGGAAAGGTCGATGTCGCCCTCCTGGCGAAACGCTGGGGAGGAGGGGGACATACGTATGCGGCCGGATGTACCCTCGGCGGTTCCTGGCAGAAGGTGAAAGAGTGGGTCCTCACCTCCGTGCAGGAAGCAATCTATGAGAAAATATCGTTAAACGTTCGTCGTTAA
- the truB gene encoding tRNA pseudouridine(55) synthase TruB, protein MKDGILNIDKPAGWTSHDVVAKLRGLLRIKKVGHAGTLDPEATGVLPICFGKGTKVVPFLMDAEKEYDAVLRLGEETDTQDATGKVLKTVDIPAGMAAQVREMAESFVGTYAQMPPMYSAIKVKGVPLYRSARAGEVVERTARTVSIREIRFKGFEGRDAAFSVVCSKGTYIRTLCADIGEKLGVGGHLLRLRRTRAGQFPIVDSVELNRFCELYAEGDWEKEVYSLNEVLKDLPAVWVKEPYREKVLHGAPVGPEGVLNRSSFKKGEPLRILDPEGRLLAIGRAVMNEDEVRENRQSFFKSETVLFDLSKPEVGAGVEGSIRSSLY, encoded by the coding sequence ATGAAGGATGGGATTCTCAACATCGATAAACCGGCCGGGTGGACCTCGCATGATGTGGTCGCGAAGCTCCGCGGCCTCTTGCGGATCAAGAAGGTCGGCCATGCGGGGACCCTCGATCCGGAGGCGACCGGGGTGCTCCCGATCTGCTTCGGAAAGGGGACGAAGGTCGTTCCTTTTCTGATGGATGCCGAGAAGGAGTATGATGCGGTCCTCCGTCTCGGAGAGGAGACCGACACGCAAGATGCTACGGGCAAGGTTCTCAAGACGGTCGATATCCCCGCTGGGATGGCGGCGCAGGTTCGCGAGATGGCGGAATCGTTCGTCGGAACCTACGCGCAGATGCCGCCGATGTACTCCGCCATTAAGGTGAAGGGGGTCCCCCTTTATCGCTCGGCGCGCGCCGGAGAAGTGGTCGAACGGACGGCCCGGACCGTTTCGATCAGGGAGATCCGTTTCAAGGGGTTTGAGGGAAGGGACGCCGCCTTCAGCGTGGTCTGCTCGAAAGGGACCTACATCCGGACCCTCTGCGCCGACATCGGCGAAAAGTTGGGGGTAGGGGGACATCTCCTCCGGCTGCGCCGCACCCGCGCCGGTCAATTTCCCATCGTCGATTCGGTCGAGCTGAACCGGTTTTGCGAGCTGTACGCAGAGGGGGATTGGGAAAAGGAAGTCTACTCTTTGAACGAGGTGTTGAAGGATCTTCCCGCGGTTTGGGTGAAAGAGCCCTACCGAGAGAAGGTTCTGCATGGTGCGCCGGTCGGCCCCGAGGGGGTCTTGAATCGATCCTCTTTTAAAAAAGGAGAGCCGCTTCGCATTCTCGATCCGGAAGGCCGTCTCTTAGCGATCGGCCGCGCCGTCATGAATGAAGATGAGGTGAGGGAAAATCGACAGTCTTTCTTTAAATCGGAAACGGTTCTTTTCGACCTCTCTAAACCGGAAGTCGGTGCAGGGGTGGAAGGATCGATCCGGAGTTCATTATACTAA
- the rpsO gene encoding 30S ribosomal protein S15: protein MPLVKEKKQSVIKENAIHGNDTGSPEVQIALLTNRITYLTEHFQTHKKDHHSRRGLINMVSRRRKLLDYLKQNDFARYQAIIGKLGLRK, encoded by the coding sequence GTGCCGCTCGTTAAGGAAAAGAAGCAGAGTGTCATCAAGGAAAATGCGATTCATGGGAACGATACCGGCTCGCCGGAGGTTCAGATCGCCCTTCTGACGAATCGGATTACTTATTTGACGGAGCATTTTCAGACCCACAAGAAAGATCACCATTCCCGGCGCGGACTGATCAACATGGTCAGCCGTCGGAGGAAGCTGCTCGATTATCTGAAGCAGAACGATTTTGCCCGGTACCAAGCGATCATCGGAAAGTTGGGGCTGAGAAAGTAA
- a CDS encoding insulinase family protein, producing the protein MVRKVVLDNGIRIVAEKMASVKSVSIGLWVNVGSRDEEAHEHGISHFLEHMFFKGTEKRSAKEIALETDAIGGELNAFTSRETTTFYAKVLDDHLSKAVDILSDNFHHSTFEPREIEKEKQVVIEEIKMVEDDPEDLVHDLYTKDIWKGNTLGRPILGTVETISGMTRKKILRFLKRAYDPKQIVVSVAGHFDLPPLMKALEKAFGKYSAKEIDLHPRLAPQMSPHFQVKKRNLEQVHICIGTQGLPHRHPDRYALYVLNTILGGSVSSRLFQEVRERRGLAYSIYSYPSSYQDGGLFTVYAGTGAKNAPKVIVLILKEFKRLKEKGVDPVELEKAKNHIKGSLMLSMESTSSRMSKLAKDELYFGRHFSLEEVVREINRVSLDQVQQLAKVLFDSKHLSLTALGKIDSSLLPQDLSL; encoded by the coding sequence ATGGTTCGGAAAGTCGTTTTAGATAACGGAATTCGGATTGTCGCGGAAAAAATGGCGTCCGTGAAGTCGGTCTCGATCGGTCTGTGGGTGAATGTCGGCTCCCGGGACGAAGAGGCGCACGAGCACGGCATTTCCCACTTCCTTGAGCATATGTTCTTCAAAGGGACGGAGAAGCGGAGCGCAAAAGAGATCGCCCTGGAGACCGATGCCATCGGCGGCGAGCTAAACGCCTTTACCTCTCGTGAGACGACGACCTTCTACGCCAAAGTCCTCGACGACCATCTCTCCAAGGCGGTCGACATTCTCTCCGACAACTTCCATCACTCCACCTTTGAGCCGCGCGAGATCGAGAAGGAAAAACAGGTTGTGATCGAAGAGATCAAAATGGTGGAGGATGATCCGGAAGATCTGGTCCATGACCTCTATACCAAAGATATTTGGAAGGGAAACACCCTGGGGCGGCCGATCCTCGGGACGGTCGAAACGATCTCCGGCATGACCCGCAAGAAGATCCTTCGTTTTCTCAAGCGCGCCTACGATCCGAAGCAAATCGTCGTCTCGGTCGCCGGCCACTTCGATCTTCCCCCATTGATGAAGGCGCTGGAGAAGGCCTTCGGAAAGTATTCGGCCAAGGAGATCGATCTCCATCCGAGGCTGGCGCCCCAGATGAGCCCCCATTTCCAGGTGAAGAAGCGAAATTTAGAGCAGGTCCACATCTGCATCGGGACACAGGGACTGCCGCACCGCCATCCCGACCGGTATGCGCTCTATGTGCTCAATACGATCCTGGGCGGAAGCGTCAGCTCGCGTCTTTTTCAAGAAGTCCGGGAGCGGCGGGGTCTCGCTTACTCCATCTACTCCTATCCCTCTTCTTATCAGGACGGGGGGCTCTTCACGGTGTATGCCGGGACCGGCGCCAAAAACGCGCCGAAGGTGATTGTGCTGATCTTAAAAGAGTTCAAGCGTCTGAAAGAGAAAGGGGTCGATCCGGTCGAGCTGGAGAAGGCGAAAAACCACATCAAGGGGAGCCTGATGCTCAGCATGGAGAGCACCAGCAGCCGGATGAGCAAGCTGGCGAAGGACGAGCTTTACTTCGGCCGGCATTTTTCCCTGGAAGAGGTGGTCCGCGAGATCAACCGGGTTTCTCTCGATCAGGTCCAGCAGCTTGCCAAAGTCCTCTTCGACTCGAAACATCTCTCCCTCACCGCCCTCGGAAAAATCGATTCGAGTCTTCTGCCGCAGGATTTGAGTCTTTAA
- a CDS encoding PDDEXK nuclease domain-containing protein: MTRKKADRSPKPEKIHHLLRGEFYRAVAEILQKARSNAYRAVNFAMVEAYWQVGRMIVEEEQEGKKRAGYGEAVIRGLSERLTLDFGKGFNVSNLWAFKQFYAAFPILRTVRGESSGVHPTESMDNIDPTPAISQTLRRELTWSHYRLLIRVDKPEARAWYMKEAAEQDWSVRALERQIHSLCYERLRASRDKKPILKEMKEKTASLADRPRDFIKDPYVLEFLGLKEIPAFRESDLEQAIIGKLQSFLLELGKGFAFVARQERIRTETKDFFVDLVFYNYILKCFVLVDLKTGELTHQDIGQMDMYVRLYEDKRKAPDDNPTIGIILCTEKDATVVKYSVLQENKQLFAAKYQLYLPTEQELIEEIEREKAMIVKEQEVLYG, translated from the coding sequence ATGACCCGGAAAAAAGCGGATCGTTCTCCGAAACCTGAGAAGATTCATCACCTGCTGCGCGGTGAATTCTACCGAGCGGTCGCGGAAATCCTTCAAAAAGCACGGAGCAACGCGTACCGGGCCGTCAACTTCGCCATGGTCGAGGCATACTGGCAGGTCGGGCGGATGATCGTCGAGGAGGAGCAGGAAGGCAAGAAGCGGGCGGGCTATGGCGAAGCGGTGATCCGCGGCTTATCGGAGCGCCTCACGCTCGATTTCGGTAAGGGATTCAACGTCTCCAACCTTTGGGCCTTCAAGCAATTTTACGCCGCTTTCCCAATTCTCCGCACAGTGCGCGGAGAATCTTCCGGCGTTCACCCGACGGAGAGCATGGACAACATCGACCCGACTCCGGCAATATCCCAAACGTTACGCCGAGAATTGACCTGGTCCCATTACCGGCTTTTGATCCGCGTGGACAAACCGGAAGCGCGCGCCTGGTACATGAAAGAAGCCGCCGAGCAGGACTGGTCCGTCCGTGCATTGGAACGGCAGATCCACTCGCTCTGCTACGAGCGTCTGCGGGCGAGCCGGGACAAGAAACCCATCCTCAAGGAGATGAAAGAGAAGACCGCGTCGCTTGCAGACCGGCCGCGCGATTTCATCAAGGACCCTTATGTCCTGGAGTTCCTCGGCCTGAAAGAGATCCCCGCCTTTCGGGAATCCGATTTGGAGCAGGCGATCATCGGAAAGCTCCAATCTTTTCTGCTGGAACTCGGAAAGGGTTTTGCTTTCGTCGCCCGGCAGGAGCGCATCCGCACCGAGACCAAAGACTTCTTTGTCGATCTGGTTTTCTACAACTACATTCTCAAATGTTTCGTCCTGGTTGATTTGAAGACGGGCGAGCTGACGCACCAGGATATCGGCCAGATGGACATGTACGTCCGCCTCTACGAAGACAAACGCAAAGCCCCCGACGACAACCCGACCATTGGAATCATCCTCTGCACGGAGAAAGACGCGACGGTCGTCAAATACTCCGTCCTCCAGGAGAACAAGCAGCTCTTCGCCGCCAAATACCAGCTTTACCTCCCGACCGAGCAGGAGTTGATCGAGGAGATCGAGCGGGAGAAGGCGATGATTGTGAAGGAGCAAGAGGTGCTGTATGGCTGA
- the pnp gene encoding polyribonucleotide nucleotidyltransferase, whose translation MIHRVEAEIAGKKLILETGRMARQADGAVLVQYGDSLVLATAVASKQAKDVDFLPLTVDYQERAYAAGRIPGGFFKREGRLSEKETLTSRLIDRPMRPLFPDHWYFETQIIASVLSSDLSASTEILGMVGASAAVTISDIPFNGPIGAIRVGRIDGKLVAMPSLEEIEKSDMNIVLAGTAEAVMMVESEIKELPEEAVLEAVAFGHQALQTLIGLQKELQAKVGKQKRSPVAIDRDEAFEKQLRETLVGPIQEAILISNKTERQERLDQILKEKIASINTGEVDRTREIKALFHELEREAVREMILSKGVRADGRGPADIRPITCEVGILPRTHGSALFTRGETQSLAVVTLGTSDDEQRIDSLEGEWKKTFMLHYNFPPFSVGEARPLRGPGRREIGHGALAERALKPIIPSKEAFPYTLRIVSDVLESNGSSSMATVCGGTLALMDAGVPIVRPVAGIAMGLILEGKRVQILSDILGLEDHLGDMDFKVTGTAQGITAFQLDIKIGGLTIEIMKRALEQARQGRQHILGKMLEALAAPRPELSTYAPRIVTMKVKPDKVREVIGPGGKVIRGIIEKTGVKIDIEDDGTIHIASMDDAAAQEAIAMVNMIVEEVEVGRVYVGKVTRIMDFGAIVELRRGVDGLVHISQLAHHRVKSVTDEVKEGDEVTVKVLEVDRQGKIRLSRKETLPPPAKES comes from the coding sequence ATGATTCATCGCGTAGAAGCAGAGATTGCAGGGAAAAAACTGATCCTGGAGACGGGACGGATGGCCCGGCAGGCGGATGGAGCGGTTCTTGTCCAGTATGGCGACAGCCTCGTCCTGGCCACGGCCGTCGCTTCCAAACAGGCAAAAGATGTCGATTTTCTTCCGCTCACGGTCGACTATCAGGAGCGGGCGTATGCCGCCGGAAGGATCCCGGGCGGATTTTTCAAAAGAGAAGGGAGGCTGAGCGAAAAAGAGACATTGACCAGCCGGTTGATCGACCGGCCGATGCGGCCGCTCTTCCCTGATCATTGGTATTTTGAAACCCAAATCATCGCCTCGGTTCTCTCGAGCGATCTCTCCGCCTCGACCGAGATTCTCGGGATGGTCGGCGCGTCCGCGGCGGTGACCATTTCGGACATCCCCTTCAACGGCCCGATCGGCGCGATCCGCGTCGGCCGGATCGACGGAAAACTCGTCGCCATGCCGAGCCTGGAGGAGATCGAGAAGAGCGACATGAACATCGTTCTCGCAGGAACCGCCGAGGCGGTCATGATGGTCGAAAGCGAGATCAAAGAGCTCCCCGAAGAGGCGGTTTTGGAAGCGGTCGCTTTCGGGCATCAAGCGCTCCAGACGCTGATCGGACTGCAGAAGGAGCTTCAAGCGAAGGTCGGCAAGCAGAAGCGCTCCCCCGTGGCGATCGATCGGGATGAAGCTTTCGAGAAGCAACTGAGGGAGACCCTCGTTGGGCCGATTCAAGAAGCGATCCTGATTTCGAACAAGACCGAACGGCAGGAGCGCCTCGATCAGATTCTCAAGGAGAAGATCGCGTCGATCAATACCGGCGAGGTCGATCGAACCCGGGAGATCAAAGCGCTCTTTCACGAGCTGGAGCGGGAAGCGGTCCGGGAGATGATTTTGAGCAAAGGGGTCCGGGCCGACGGCCGCGGGCCGGCCGATATCCGGCCGATCACCTGCGAGGTGGGGATTCTTCCCCGCACACACGGGTCAGCGCTTTTCACCCGCGGCGAGACGCAGAGTTTGGCCGTGGTGACCCTCGGAACCTCCGACGACGAGCAGCGGATCGACTCTCTGGAAGGGGAGTGGAAGAAGACCTTCATGCTGCACTATAACTTTCCCCCCTTCTCCGTCGGCGAGGCCCGGCCGCTTCGGGGACCCGGCCGTCGCGAGATCGGTCATGGGGCCTTGGCCGAGCGGGCGTTGAAACCGATCATCCCGAGCAAAGAGGCCTTCCCCTATACCCTGCGGATCGTCTCCGATGTCTTGGAGTCGAACGGCTCCTCTTCCATGGCGACCGTCTGCGGCGGAACCCTCGCCTTGATGGATGCCGGGGTGCCGATCGTCCGTCCGGTCGCCGGGATTGCGATGGGGCTGATCCTGGAGGGCAAACGGGTTCAGATCCTCTCCGATATCTTGGGACTGGAAGATCATCTGGGGGATATGGATTTCAAGGTCACCGGAACGGCGCAGGGGATCACTGCCTTTCAGCTCGATATCAAGATCGGCGGGTTGACCATCGAGATCATGAAACGGGCGTTGGAACAGGCGAGGCAAGGACGGCAGCATATTTTAGGGAAAATGCTGGAAGCGCTGGCAGCGCCCCGGCCGGAGCTTTCCACTTATGCGCCGCGAATCGTCACGATGAAGGTGAAGCCCGACAAGGTCCGCGAAGTCATCGGACCGGGCGGAAAAGTCATCCGCGGGATCATCGAGAAAACCGGCGTGAAGATCGATATCGAAGACGACGGGACGATCCATATCGCCTCGATGGATGACGCCGCGGCCCAAGAAGCGATCGCGATGGTCAATATGATCGTCGAAGAGGTCGAGGTCGGCCGCGTCTATGTCGGAAAGGTCACCCGGATCATGGATTTCGGCGCCATCGTCGAGCTTCGACGGGGGGTCGACGGCCTGGTCCACATCTCTCAGCTGGCGCATCATCGGGTCAAGAGTGTGACCGATGAGGTGAAAGAGGGAGATGAGGTCACGGTGAAAGTTCTGGAAGTCGACAGACAGGGAAAGATCCGCCTCTCCCGCAAGGAGACCCTTCCTCCCCCTGCAAAAGAAAGTTAA
- a CDS encoding type I restriction-modification system subunit M, which produces MNGTDKTLESWIWDAACSIRGAKDAAKYKEFILPLIFTKRLCDVFDDELNRIAQEVGSRAKAFKLVKRDKKLVRFYLPLEPKNPDDAVWSIIRTLSDKIGEQLTTHLRAIADANPLLKGIIDRVDFNATTHGQRDLDDDRLSNLIEAISAKRLGLSDVEPDIIGRSYEYLIRKFAEGSGQSAGEFYTPAEVGLVMARIMDVEPGMTVYDPCCGSAGLLIKCELVLQEKMNLRSRKKFAPAKLYGQESEPGTWAMANMNMIIHDMEGEIQIGDTFRKPKFREKNRLQTFDRVVANPMWNQTEFKEKDYDADELDRFPKDAGYPGNKADWGWMQHILASLKDSGRAAVVLDTGAASRGSGNANTNKEKEVRRWFVEKDLIEGVLYLPENLFYNTTAPGIVIVLNKAKPKDRKDKLFLLNASREFVKGDPKNYLPEEAIARIAETFTAWKEVEKYSRIITREEIAKNDFNLSPSRYIHTGEGEIYRPLAEIVEELETLEAEAKTTDAALKAILARIGR; this is translated from the coding sequence ATGAATGGAACCGACAAAACGCTGGAATCCTGGATCTGGGACGCCGCTTGCTCTATCCGCGGTGCGAAGGACGCCGCCAAGTATAAAGAGTTCATCCTCCCCCTCATCTTCACAAAGCGCCTCTGCGATGTTTTCGATGATGAGCTGAACCGCATCGCCCAGGAGGTCGGCTCGCGCGCCAAGGCGTTCAAGCTGGTGAAGCGCGACAAGAAACTGGTTCGCTTCTATCTCCCGCTGGAGCCGAAGAACCCCGACGACGCCGTCTGGTCGATCATCCGCACCCTCTCGGATAAAATCGGCGAACAGCTCACCACCCACCTGCGCGCCATCGCCGACGCCAACCCATTGCTCAAAGGAATCATCGACCGCGTCGATTTCAACGCCACCACCCACGGGCAGCGCGATTTGGATGACGACCGCCTCTCCAACCTGATCGAGGCAATCAGCGCCAAGCGCCTCGGTTTGAGCGATGTGGAGCCGGATATCATCGGGCGCAGTTACGAATACCTGATCCGGAAGTTCGCCGAGGGGAGCGGTCAAAGCGCGGGCGAGTTCTATACCCCTGCCGAGGTCGGCCTGGTGATGGCGCGAATTATGGATGTCGAGCCGGGGATGACCGTTTACGACCCCTGCTGCGGCTCCGCGGGCTTGCTCATCAAGTGCGAGTTGGTGCTGCAAGAGAAGATGAATCTTCGCTCCCGCAAAAAGTTCGCCCCCGCCAAGCTCTACGGCCAGGAGTCCGAGCCGGGCACCTGGGCGATGGCGAACATGAACATGATCATCCACGATATGGAAGGGGAGATTCAGATCGGCGATACTTTCCGAAAGCCAAAGTTCCGCGAGAAGAACCGCCTCCAGACCTTCGACCGGGTGGTGGCCAATCCGATGTGGAATCAAACCGAGTTCAAAGAGAAAGACTATGACGCCGACGAGCTCGACCGCTTTCCCAAAGACGCGGGTTATCCCGGCAACAAGGCCGATTGGGGATGGATGCAGCACATCCTCGCAAGTTTAAAAGACAGCGGCCGCGCCGCCGTGGTGCTCGACACCGGCGCCGCGTCGCGCGGCTCCGGCAACGCCAATACCAACAAGGAAAAAGAGGTCCGCCGCTGGTTCGTGGAGAAGGATCTGATCGAGGGGGTCCTCTACCTTCCGGAAAATCTCTTTTACAATACCACCGCGCCGGGCATCGTCATCGTGTTGAACAAAGCGAAGCCGAAGGACCGCAAGGACAAGTTGTTTCTGCTGAATGCAAGCCGAGAATTCGTGAAGGGGGACCCGAAGAATTACCTCCCGGAAGAGGCGATCGCCCGCATCGCCGAGACCTTCACCGCCTGGAAGGAAGTCGAGAAGTATTCGCGCATCATCACCCGCGAGGAGATCGCCAAGAACGACTTCAACCTCTCCCCCAGCCGCTATATCCACACCGGTGAAGGGGAGATATACCGGCCCCTTGCGGAGATCGTGGAAGAACTGGAGACGCTGGAGGCGGAGGCAAAAACCACCGACGCGGCGCTGAAAGCGATTCTGGCGAGGATCGGCCGATGA
- the rbfA gene encoding 30S ribosome-binding factor RbfA — MSFAVQEYKRTNRIGDQIKMEVADILTTKIRDPRIGFVTVTSVDVSDDLKHAKIFVTVQKDQDAKQAFMGLRKATGFVRAELSRRLQIRRVPEVVFLPDESTEKVSHILDLLDRIEKEKR, encoded by the coding sequence GTGTCTTTCGCCGTGCAAGAGTATAAGAGAACAAATCGAATCGGAGATCAAATCAAGATGGAGGTGGCCGACATCTTGACGACAAAGATCCGCGACCCCCGGATCGGGTTCGTCACCGTGACCTCCGTGGACGTGTCCGATGATTTGAAGCATGCAAAAATTTTTGTGACGGTCCAGAAGGATCAGGATGCGAAGCAGGCCTTCATGGGGCTTCGGAAGGCGACCGGTTTCGTTCGGGCGGAATTATCGAGAAGGCTGCAGATCCGGCGCGTTCCGGAAGTGGTCTTCTTACCGGACGAATCGACCGAGAAGGTCTCCCACATCCTCGATCTGCTCGACCGGATTGAGAAGGAAAAACGGTGA
- a CDS encoding DUF503 domain-containing protein codes for MVVGICVIELYIPQNGSLKGKRQVLQSIKTKIKNRFNVAIAEVGEQDLWQKAILGVTTVANDRSFVNEVMDKVVGFISSFPQVQIVHHQLELI; via the coding sequence ATGGTTGTCGGAATTTGCGTCATCGAGCTGTACATTCCCCAGAACGGCTCTCTGAAGGGAAAGCGGCAGGTCCTGCAAAGCATTAAAACGAAGATCAAAAACCGGTTCAATGTGGCGATTGCAGAGGTGGGCGAGCAGGATCTCTGGCAGAAAGCGATTCTCGGTGTGACGACGGTCGCGAACGACAGAAGTTTCGTAAACGAGGTGATGGATAAGGTCGTCGGGTTTATCTCGAGTTTTCCGCAGGTCCAGATCGTTCATCATCAACTGGAGCTGATTTAA
- a CDS encoding diguanylate cyclase — protein MRIAIVGAGKGGTSLLEILSEDPTIKITGVADRKKTAPGIRLAKALRIPTTADFKTLLKKKNDIIINVTGSLDVETALQASKQTGVEVISGRSARLAWTLIDERQKSQREAERLLSEYLSLYDLSLKLSSNENIAKLYTTVIDYATELTRTPAGSLAMFDEERGEMVLVASKGFSREFARVRRWRVRKGGLTTYILNQKGVVAIESVKKFPKFNNPVLLEEKIEAVAAIPLWNEGKILGILYVNDFKPHLFSEKETSLLSLVSTIAATSIGKAKILEMTRLMAITDELTGLFNHRHLLQQLSSELSRTQRYGRALTLAMIDIDHFKQYNDTHGHLMGNEVLRTLGDLIRRNIRETDIAARYGGEEFSIIMPETNRTRGKIIAERLRKAIADYPFKNGKTQPGGALNVSIGLATYPENAASPHDLIEAADRALYRAKSTGRNRVCLSTKDGGQGSGAGGRGKTK, from the coding sequence ATGCGGATTGCGATTGTGGGCGCCGGGAAAGGGGGGACCTCCCTTCTGGAAATCCTTTCGGAAGATCCGACGATTAAAATCACCGGCGTCGCCGATCGAAAAAAAACCGCCCCCGGCATCCGCCTCGCCAAGGCCCTCCGCATCCCGACCACGGCCGACTTCAAAACCTTACTCAAGAAAAAAAACGACATCATCATCAACGTCACCGGCTCCCTCGACGTGGAGACCGCCCTGCAAGCCTCGAAACAGACCGGCGTCGAGGTGATCAGCGGACGGTCGGCGAGACTTGCCTGGACCCTCATCGACGAGCGGCAAAAGAGCCAACGGGAAGCGGAACGGCTTCTCTCCGAATACCTCTCCCTCTACGATCTGAGCTTGAAGCTCTCCTCGAACGAGAACATCGCAAAACTCTATACCACGGTGATCGACTACGCCACCGAACTGACCCGCACGCCGGCCGGAAGCCTGGCGATGTTCGACGAGGAGCGCGGCGAGATGGTCCTGGTGGCGTCGAAAGGTTTCTCCAGAGAGTTCGCCCGTGTCCGGCGCTGGCGGGTCCGAAAAGGGGGGCTGACGACCTATATTCTGAATCAGAAGGGGGTCGTTGCCATCGAGAGCGTGAAAAAATTCCCCAAGTTCAATAACCCCGTCCTCCTGGAAGAAAAGATCGAGGCGGTCGCGGCCATCCCCCTTTGGAACGAAGGGAAGATCTTGGGAATTCTCTATGTAAACGATTTCAAGCCGCACCTATTTTCCGAGAAAGAAACCTCTCTCCTCTCCCTCGTCTCGACCATCGCCGCCACCTCTATCGGAAAGGCCAAAATCCTGGAGATGACGCGGCTGATGGCGATTACCGATGAGCTCACCGGCCTCTTCAACCACCGCCACCTCTTGCAGCAGCTCTCCTCGGAGCTCTCCCGGACCCAACGCTACGGCCGCGCCCTGACCCTGGCGATGATCGACATCGACCACTTTAAACAGTACAACGACACACACGGCCATCTAATGGGGAATGAAGTCCTCCGGACGTTGGGAGATCTGATCCGAAGGAATATCCGGGAGACCGACATCGCGGCCCGATACGGGGGGGAAGAGTTCTCGATCATTATGCCGGAGACGAATCGGACGAGAGGGAAGATCATCGCGGAGCGGCTGAGGAAGGCCATCGCCGACTATCCGTTCAAGAACGGGAAAACGCAGCCGGGCGGCGCCCTCAACGTGAGCATCGGGCTCGCCACCTATCCGGAGAACGCCGCCTCGCCGCACGATCTGATCGAAGCGGCCGACCGCGCCCTCTATCGCGCCAAATCGACCGGCCGGAACCGGGTCTGCCTCTCGACGAAAGATGGGGGCCAGGGGTCGGGGGCCGGGGGCCGGGGAAAAACCAAATAA